From the Butyrivibrio fibrisolvens genome, one window contains:
- the pelF gene encoding GT4 family glycosyltransferase PelF, whose translation MRICLILEGSYPYTHGGVSSWAHQMINAMKEHEFVLWVIGSRASDKGKYFYEVPDNVVKIKEVFLDDALRIKPDRKKLPPMKAEEKEALKALLDCEHPDWEVLLHLFQDRHVNPSSFLMSQEFLDVLEKLCNEKYPYVPFASTFHTMRSMLLPVLYMLMQEVPEADMYHTICTGYAGILAITAGYKTGKPVLLTEHGIYSREREEEIIRAQWVQPAFKRQWIKFFYMLSDAIYTKALKVTSLFDRAMKTQIELGADPSKCSVIPNGIRYERFCDIPLKEEDGIIDFAAVIRIAQIKDVKSLIYAFHELKSKRSDVRLHILGGVDEDEYYEECLNLVDSLGLKDDIIFTGQVDVIEYLRKIDFTVLTSISEGQPLSVLESLAARRPCVTTDVGCCRDLLEGGPGDEFGVAGYLAPPMHREGIASALLKMCRSRQDREKMGIRGQKRVDAYYRHEDMIKRYEELYKSVT comes from the coding sequence TTGAGAATCTGTCTGATATTAGAGGGTAGTTACCCGTATACTCATGGCGGCGTATCGTCATGGGCACATCAGATGATAAATGCGATGAAAGAGCATGAATTCGTGCTCTGGGTTATAGGTTCGCGCGCCAGTGATAAGGGTAAATACTTCTATGAAGTACCTGATAATGTAGTCAAGATCAAAGAAGTGTTCCTTGATGATGCACTTAGGATAAAGCCTGACAGGAAGAAGCTCCCACCTATGAAGGCAGAAGAAAAAGAAGCTCTAAAAGCTCTTCTTGACTGCGAACATCCTGACTGGGAAGTGCTATTGCACCTTTTTCAGGACAGACATGTTAATCCGTCATCATTTCTTATGAGTCAGGAGTTTCTTGATGTACTGGAGAAGCTGTGTAATGAGAAGTATCCATATGTGCCTTTTGCAAGTACGTTCCATACAATGAGATCTATGCTGCTGCCGGTTCTGTATATGCTGATGCAGGAAGTGCCCGAAGCTGACATGTATCATACCATCTGTACAGGATATGCAGGAATACTTGCTATAACAGCTGGGTATAAGACCGGGAAACCTGTACTTCTTACAGAACACGGTATATATTCTCGTGAAAGAGAAGAGGAGATCATAAGAGCTCAGTGGGTTCAGCCGGCATTTAAAAGGCAGTGGATCAAATTTTTCTACATGCTGTCTGATGCGATATACACGAAGGCGCTTAAAGTCACATCACTTTTTGACAGAGCTATGAAGACTCAGATAGAGCTTGGCGCAGATCCTTCTAAATGCTCTGTTATTCCTAACGGGATAAGATATGAGAGGTTTTGTGATATACCTCTAAAGGAAGAGGACGGGATCATAGACTTTGCAGCTGTTATAAGGATAGCGCAGATCAAGGATGTTAAGAGTCTTATCTATGCCTTCCATGAGCTTAAGAGTAAGAGATCTGATGTAAGGCTTCATATTCTGGGAGGCGTTGATGAAGACGAGTACTACGAAGAGTGCCTTAATCTGGTGGATTCACTGGGACTTAAGGATGACATTATATTTACAGGTCAGGTAGATGTGATCGAGTATCTAAGGAAGATAGATTTTACAGTTCTGACATCGATATCCGAGGGTCAGCCTCTGTCTGTACTTGAGTCGCTTGCTGCCAGAAGACCCTGTGTTACTACTGATGTAGGGTGCTGCAGAGACCTTCTTGAAGGGGGACCTGGTGATGAGTTCGGTGTTGCAGGATACCTTGCACCTCCTATGCATAGAGAAGGTATAGCGAGTGCTCTTCTAAAGATGTGCAGGAGTAGGCAGGACCGTGAGAAGATGGGGATAAGGGGGCAAAAAAGAGTGGATGCTTATTATAGACATGAGGATATGATCAAAAGGTACGAAGAGCTTTATAAGAGCGTTACATGA
- a CDS encoding DUF2194 domain-containing protein has protein sequence MKRNVFILLRIIAAFAAFLVLLHIERAGIPYKAAEGNSLIVDNSNITHFKESNGDHKCLFITDSGDDNAVEARHNLEQILIDMRISYGIADIAEGIPDPTGYDKVVMGVKHLSAFGEKILEYTDYVYDGGRLIFWLPLEREGTLDIISAKLGITDLSFDNKVVDYFDPVDDFMLGSSDVPFSLEDYFNSSMQVNVDEESEVFATCGTTPLIWRRKYGEGCFVVCNFGYCEKAYRGIYSSAYSLLDDVCIYPVINGAVFYLDDFPSPVPNGDGKYIRRDYGMDIAEFYTNVWWPDLLSLGSKYDFKYTGLIIETYEDQVSGKLKTNTDVADYYYYGNMLLNAGGELGYHGYNHQPLCNQDFVYTVDLGYNLWANNNEIRDAMTEVLRFSTGLFPTARLQVYVPPSNIISKESVKILDDEFDDITTIASIYLPEGDTYGQEFDVDPSGMINTPRIVSGGVKDDYMRFTAFSELNFHLAASHFMHPDDLLDEDRGAALGWESAKDTIDEYMKWLNESAPPMRHLTGSGIAGAVQRYTNLILDIDQRDDGITIEVDGLIDSAYCIVRVNTGIVGDVKGGSLTPLKGDLYLLEITKPHVEISYSID, from the coding sequence ATGAAGAGGAATGTTTTTATTCTGCTTAGAATAATAGCTGCTTTTGCTGCCTTTCTGGTACTCCTTCATATAGAAAGGGCGGGGATTCCTTACAAGGCAGCAGAAGGCAATTCTCTTATTGTAGATAATAGTAATATTACACACTTTAAAGAGTCTAATGGAGACCACAAGTGCCTTTTTATAACAGATTCCGGCGATGATAATGCAGTAGAAGCAAGGCACAATCTGGAACAGATCCTTATAGACATGAGGATTTCTTATGGCATAGCTGATATTGCAGAGGGTATACCTGATCCTACCGGTTATGACAAGGTGGTGATGGGGGTCAAGCATCTGTCTGCATTTGGTGAAAAGATACTTGAGTATACCGATTATGTATATGATGGCGGAAGGCTTATATTCTGGCTCCCTTTGGAAAGAGAAGGCACCCTTGATATCATAAGTGCCAAGCTTGGCATTACCGATCTTAGCTTTGATAACAAGGTTGTAGACTACTTTGATCCTGTTGATGATTTTATGCTGGGATCAAGTGATGTTCCTTTTTCTCTTGAGGATTATTTTAACTCCTCTATGCAGGTCAATGTAGATGAGGAGAGCGAAGTGTTCGCAACCTGCGGTACTACACCTCTTATCTGGAGGAGGAAGTACGGAGAAGGATGCTTTGTAGTATGTAATTTCGGATATTGTGAGAAGGCTTATAGAGGGATCTATAGTAGTGCTTATTCATTACTTGATGATGTATGCATATATCCTGTTATCAACGGCGCAGTCTTTTACCTTGACGACTTTCCATCGCCTGTTCCAAACGGAGATGGCAAGTACATACGACGTGACTATGGAATGGATATAGCGGAGTTTTATACCAATGTATGGTGGCCGGATCTTCTTTCACTTGGATCAAAGTATGACTTTAAGTATACAGGACTTATCATAGAGACCTACGAAGATCAGGTAAGTGGCAAGCTAAAGACTAATACAGATGTTGCTGACTATTATTACTACGGCAATATGCTCCTTAATGCAGGAGGCGAGCTTGGCTATCACGGTTACAATCATCAGCCTTTATGCAATCAGGACTTTGTATATACTGTGGATCTTGGATATAACCTTTGGGCTAACAATAATGAGATACGTGATGCCATGACAGAAGTTTTAAGGTTCTCGACAGGTCTTTTTCCAACAGCAAGGCTTCAGGTCTATGTGCCTCCGTCCAATATTATATCCAAGGAAAGCGTGAAGATACTGGATGATGAATTTGATGATATCACTACTATAGCATCGATATACCTTCCTGAAGGAGATACCTATGGGCAGGAATTTGATGTTGACCCAAGCGGTATGATCAATACTCCCAGGATCGTGTCAGGCGGAGTTAAGGATGATTATATGAGATTTACAGCCTTCTCAGAACTTAACTTCCACTTGGCAGCATCTCATTTTATGCATCCTGATGACTTGTTGGATGAAGACAGGGGAGCGGCTCTTGGCTGGGAATCTGCCAAGGATACAATAGATGAGTACATGAAGTGGCTTAATGAATCTGCTCCTCCAATGAGACATCTTACAGGCAGCGGCATAGCAGGAGCAGTGCAAAGGTATACCAATCTGATACTTGATATAGACCAAAGAGATGACGGCATAACGATAGAAGTAGACGGGCTTATAGACAGTGCCTACTGCATCGTAAGAGTTAACACGGGAATTGTAGGAGACGTAAAGGGCGGATCGCTTACGCCTTTAAAAGGTGATCTGTATCTTCTTGAGATCACAAAGCCGCATGTGGAGATTAGTTACAGCATAGATTAG
- a CDS encoding diguanylate cyclase domain-containing protein: MYILEFLLDHYIMLAELIGLWLLMDSGIHLTKKTILATRIVIILIFTESVLWSLELWTRSFETLSIARPILSSTIYLLHPAIMIGIIGMGEGIRKQKMWIHIPLTISIPLIYTSQWTHLIFWYTEDNVYKTVNSFFRYYPYILFFFYAFALGIYLIENFSLFYRKARKGIFFTLVFSLMGVILHVVVDVDTDYSTLFASVLILYYLFLYMNTSKMDPLTGLMNRQCYYADSKKGRERISAVASVDMNDLKKINDTMGHKAGDEALQTVSRCLNFKRERAKNVYRIGGDEFAIFYYAKDEDYVKNDLELIKKELSKTPYVCAFGYTMTDRSETIDSAMTDADQKMYKNKAQIKHTNIKNIAAMKQATIEVIHEALNSGMWGMDFDEEGNMIKVEWSQQFRKMIGFDDESDFPNELESWSDRLHPDDKERVLKEFNDTIADYTNQKTYDVEYKFKTKDGQWRKFHAIGKLLRRDNGVPISYVGMFVAIPDEANAVS, from the coding sequence ATGTATATATTAGAGTTCTTGCTAGATCATTATATAATGCTTGCTGAACTTATTGGTCTGTGGCTTTTGATGGATTCCGGAATCCATCTGACCAAAAAGACCATACTGGCGACAAGGATTGTCATCATTTTGATCTTCACAGAGTCAGTTCTATGGTCTTTAGAACTCTGGACACGAAGCTTTGAAACCTTGTCTATAGCAAGGCCTATACTCTCTTCTACTATCTATCTGCTCCATCCGGCTATAATGATAGGCATAATAGGCATGGGTGAAGGTATCCGGAAGCAGAAAATGTGGATCCACATACCTCTTACAATAAGTATCCCTCTTATATATACTTCTCAGTGGACTCATCTTATTTTCTGGTATACCGAAGACAATGTGTATAAAACTGTGAATAGCTTTTTCAGATATTATCCCTATATCCTGTTTTTCTTTTATGCCTTTGCTCTTGGAATCTACCTTATAGAGAACTTCTCTCTTTTTTACAGAAAGGCCAGAAAAGGAATCTTCTTCACGCTTGTATTCTCACTTATGGGAGTTATATTACACGTAGTCGTAGATGTTGATACTGACTACAGTACTCTCTTTGCATCCGTTCTGATACTATATTATCTGTTCCTATACATGAACACTTCCAAGATGGATCCGCTTACAGGGCTTATGAATCGCCAATGCTACTATGCTGATTCTAAAAAGGGCAGAGAAAGAATAAGTGCTGTCGCATCAGTTGATATGAATGATTTAAAGAAAATCAATGATACGATGGGCCACAAAGCCGGTGACGAAGCTCTTCAGACAGTTAGCAGGTGCCTTAATTTCAAGCGCGAAAGAGCCAAGAATGTATATAGGATAGGCGGCGACGAATTCGCAATATTCTATTATGCCAAGGATGAAGATTATGTCAAAAATGACCTGGAGCTTATCAAAAAGGAACTGTCCAAGACACCTTATGTATGTGCCTTCGGATACACTATGACAGACAGATCAGAAACGATCGACTCTGCAATGACTGATGCAGATCAAAAGATGTACAAAAACAAGGCACAGATCAAGCACACCAATATCAAGAACATCGCAGCCATGAAGCAAGCTACTATTGAAGTAATTCATGAAGCCCTGAATTCCGGGATGTGGGGAATGGATTTTGATGAAGAAGGGAATATGATCAAAGTCGAGTGGAGCCAGCAGTTTCGGAAGATGATAGGCTTTGACGATGAAAGCGACTTCCCTAACGAGCTTGAATCCTGGTCTGATCGTCTGCACCCTGATGACAAAGAAAGAGTTCTTAAAGAATTCAACGATACAATTGCAGATTATACTAATCAAAAGACCTATGATGTTGAATATAAATTTAAGACCAAAGACGGTCAATGGCGCAAATTCCATGCCATCGGCAAACTTCTCAGAAGAGACAATGGTGTTCCTATATCTTATGTTGGAATGTTTGTAGCTATACCAGATGAAGCGAATGCCGTCTCATGA